Within Vicia villosa cultivar HV-30 ecotype Madison, WI linkage group LG1, Vvil1.0, whole genome shotgun sequence, the genomic segment gATATTCTAAGATGAAAATGGAATCTTAATCAGCTACTAAAAGAATATAAAGAGAATGTCCTAATATTTAAGACCCATACTTGTCAAACGGTTATTACTCCTGCAAGAATCATCGGAACCCTCAACATCAACAcataattgtaaaaaaaatgacaTGTACTATTTTCATTCTTTAAGCAACGTGACATAACACAAACCACTGAATAAACAAAGGAAAGAAAGCCAGTAAGTAAAGGCTTCAGCTTTGAATAAAGCGTATTCTGCTTGAGTTCACAAATCACAATTAATAACAAGTTAGCTACATCATAAATAGGTGGAGTAAAGCAAAAGTACCACAGCTTTAActtgttagcaagtgtgagaaaAATAGTACATTAGGAGGGATTTCATTACACTGTTGGTTCTTTCAATTTCCATTTGCAGGGTCATAAGAAACCCACCAGATATTTCCAGGATAACAACCTGACATTGACAATGCAACCGTGCCTCCTACCACCTATTGCATGCTGAAGTGAAATGTATTACAGAATCAGTCATTCTCATTGAGCCACAAACCCTTCCTTAGTAGTAGAATTAAGGGCCTTGACACAGAGTTTAGGCTTAGTACTAACAAGGTTGCTAGGAAGAACAGAAACAGAAGCCACTAGGGAACCATTAGGTACTCCAGAGAGAGGCAGAACCTCAACAAGAACAGAGAGCTGCAAAACAAATGTTGGGTGAAATGTGAATACCAAGAGTTATAATTTGTTTAATGCAGTACAATACAACATCTTTTTACCTCTGGAGACCTGAGATCCACTACTGAATCTTTCACAACATGATTGACAGCGGTAGCCACTATTTCGAAGCATTTATTGCGGTCCAGCAAACTGTTAGAACCATTTAAATTTTCTTTCGCCGACTTCGTCTCTTCAATACCTCTTCGGTTAAATCCAACAGCAAACTGCAAAGTCATTGCATATGCACATCAAACATAAGATATTTTCTAACATAATATTCTACCCTATAGCAGAAACATATATGTATCATGTATCAATTAATTACTTTAAAACTTATATGTAACTACCTGTTTAAGAAATATTTATTTCATAATCTCTAAATCACTCAATAAATATCTATTAAGATGTTAATGAATCCTTAAATATTAAGCCAGCATTAAGATATCAGTTTCATTAATATTGAAACTTTAATAAGAAATGTTAGCTCTTCTTTGTATGTCAAGTGATGAGAGTTGCCAACGAGTCCAATAACGCGCTCATTAACTTATGAAAAACATGACTCATTTGCAACTAAAGATGATAGTGGATTTAACCTTTAACGGTCGTCCTAGTTTGTCCTGTTTAGCATCCACAAATTTTTTAACAAGCACTGATACTACTTCATGCAGTTCTTTTTCGTTCAAACTACAGGTTGCTTGGATAGGCAAAATGCGATGGCACCAACTGCAGCAGAGAAAGTTACAAACTATTAATACCAAAAAAGAGAGGGGAATTTGTAGTATATGTTCCTCAACCTACATATATGACACAATTCCACCCAATACAAATAACTCATAAATAGAATTCGCAGGTCCATATTTTTATCAATCATTCTAAAAGCTTCTGCTCTGATGTGAGTGAGGTGCTCCCGAATGGTCGTTGTGACTTTAAGGTAGgaaaaacagaaataaacatggaTTTTATTAGAGTAGCAGTAACAAGTACGgaaaaaaagaaagtgaaagtaTATTGTATGATTTACAAATAATAAAGAATTGTGGCAATTTTTAAGTTGATGTTATAGCTCTAATCTAACAAGAGTTTgtattattttctaatttttgttACAAAAATCACACCATCTCCAAATTCAGGTTCTAACTCTCCCACCTTCAACAGaggaaaaagaaaatgaacaagaGCATGCCTTCATAAGCAATAGGTAAAAAACAGTGAAAGAAAATAACCATAGTatacaaaatggacaatgacaccAAAGATATATGAATGGAACAAGCAATACAAGAATATTGCAACTCAGCTTAGGAGCGTGTCTAAGGGTTACAGGTGAAAGGCATTCCACCCAGTCTACAATGAGGCCTCAAGCCTAtatcaagtttcaactctgcctCACATAGGTAGATGACTAAGTAAGAACGAGCACAAGAAGCGTCAATCACAGCAATACTTAAGACGTATGTAAAATATGTAAATACAAATGAAGAGAAGAACACAATCAAAGAATGCAGGAAAAACAGAAATAGTGTAGGCAAAGTTTCAAGAATACCACAAGCTAAACCCCCATCAAGAAATCCTTAAAGCAAAAATGTTGTACAAGAAGATTGAAATGAAGCTTGATATATCAACTTTTTTCTGTCAAATTTATTTTACTTAATGTACATTTTACATACAAAAATGGAGGAACGAGCAGTAGTAAACCAGTTCAAATAATTGTTAACCACTTAGAGTCTGTTGGAATTGCCTTATTTAAGTTTATCTACTAGCATAAGTTGTGCTACTGCTTGAGAGACCTAATGAATACAACTTAGGATGTGTTCATAAGCCATTTTCAACTTATCTTCATAAATTCTACAAGATAGTTTACAaaaatagcttatagcttatagaaATATCTGACACTTACATTATCCGCAAATTAAGATGTTTATCCAAGCATGGTCTTACAATTTATCAATCGCTACTTTAAGCAACCTATTGACTTGGCTAGACTCTTTAAACAATTCTCTCTTATTCACATAGTTGCTACCTTTTTCTTGCTTGCAATTTTTCTTTACTTCTCAATATATAGAAAATAAAAGTAGAAAACTCAATAGAAGGAAATCCTTATTGGGAGAGTCCCAAAACAGAAAATGAAACAGAAGCAAAATGTATGAGCAAGAGAGAATGGAGAGATGACAAGCAGTGAATCTGTTGGCCTAATTGTTAACCACTTAATATTAATCAATTCTCGCTTGTATCAACAACATATTGGCCCAACTTAGCTATTCTTTTTAGTAATTGTGTATTTAGCACCGACACGTGGTTATACTCAATCACTTCTAAAATTATTGTCGTCGTGTCTACGTGTTTGTGTCAGTATAGTGATCAGTGTTCGTGCCTCGTGCCTATGTTAGTGAAGATAGTTGCCATTTCTTAATTCCTAGGGTAGCAATGTAGAAGGGCGCATGTAAAAAGGGTTGAATGAAACAAGAGCAAGGTCTAAAATTTGTCACGGTTACAACGTATctaaatagggcctcataaaatCTTTCTCAATATTAAAACAGTTAAATTGGGCCTCTAATTGTTTCGTCATAGTTGAACTATGACTAACTTACATAGGCCTCCAAAAACATAATACGACTCTAAATGATACACAAGAGGCAGCGTGATTTGCATACtaaacaacaaacacaacaatacTCAATTAACAATAACTCAAACCGGAGATGATTAACTTACGCCGGCGAAGTTATCTTCCCAGACTCCAAAGCCTGAATAACATTAGACACAATTCCAACAGTATCTGGAAATGTATTTTTAGGAAAGATAAAAAGCACCAATCCATTTCTTATGAGTTTAACCAAAGAAAGGTCAGTAACTCCTTCATCTTTGTCTTTGACACCAGTTTCTGGTGTGGATATTTTCCTTCTCTTGCAAGTAGCATCAGTGTTATCAGAAGATTGTTGAGCTTGATCGCCATTGATAAAGCTATGAAGGATTGTAATAGCTTCTTTAGTAGCGCTTTTCTCTCGTTCTGAAAATTGAAATCGAAGAATCTATCAAAACTAGGTCAATGATTGATTCATGAATGGATGCATGAGAGTAATAGAAGAAGAACATACTGATTGTACAGGTGATGAGAAAAGCGGAGTGAGAGTGAGTGAGAAGAGAAGACGGAGCATTGTAGTCGAAACGAGGAAGTCTGATTACGCCGGAATGCTGCTCCCAAGGCTTCATATCTTCTTCATCTTCGGTTAATCTCGTCGGCGTCGAGGTGGCGGTGGCGGT encodes:
- the LOC131642236 gene encoding uncharacterized protein LOC131642236, yielding MDAAVTATATSTPTRLTEDEEDMKPWEQHSGVIRLPRFDYNAPSSLLTHSHSAFLITCTIKREKSATKEAITILHSFINGDQAQQSSDNTDATCKRRKISTPETGVKDKDEGVTDLSLVKLIRNGLVLFIFPKNTFPDTVGIVSNVIQALESGKITSPAWCHRILPIQATCSLNEKELHEVVSVLVKKFVDAKQDKLGRPLKFAVGFNRRGIEETKSAKENLNGSNSLLDRNKCFEIVATAVNHVVKDSVVDLRSPELSVLVEVLPLSGVPNGSLVASVSVLPSNLVSTKPKLCVKALNSTTKEGFVAQ